TTACGTACCTCCTCTTACCAAAATTAGCATTCATTACGTTAAAACTATTGGTGGTTGTAAGTTTGGATGTTAATTTtttctaaacaaaaaaaaaggaactagAATTAATAGACTTGGATATTGATTacgttattattattattatttgtgtGCATACAAGTGGCCAACTTGAGCGTAAGGAGATTCAAGCCTTACATGTCTCATGTCGAGATTAATGAACTTACTAACTGTATAACCCAAGTTTAGGGTTCTAATAATAATTATCCGGCAAGGTTACAGAATTGAATGGATTACTCAAAATATTTATatgggagagaagaaaataaggataATTCACACCGTACTATTAGTGAAATCTCAAATAATGAAAGAAAGTCCCACTACAATAAAACATTATAAACACTTTTAGACTCTTTTAAGAAAGTACTCTGACTAATGCGCTGTTTATAACTTATTAAAACTTGTAAAATAAGAAATTATCAAATAGAGCACAAACTTCTAAATCACACAACTATTAAAATCCTGACTCCAAtaaaaccaataaataaaaatttctagatttggattATTTTGCTAACACCAACACAACTAAATAAGATCGATAAAATATTGTACGGATTCTTTCACTTTTAAGGGCTATTCTTCCATCTTCTGTGCATCACACGCATCGCGTGTGCTTTTATTCTTAAGTATAGCTTCATACGAAAGAAATTCAACATAGCTTAGTTATACCATCAAATTACTTCGAAGTTGAAGCCGTATAGGATTGCTTTATGCGAGCCATCACGCAAGTTCCAATCTTGGTTGGTGTTAGCAAACTGAAATATATTCAAGGAAGCTTCCTATTTGCTTTTGGCCGGTTGGAGCTTATTAAGACTAGTTCCGATAGTAATCggtagaggtggcaatttggattgaaatccatttatccattcatataatccataattaaatggatttggattatccatttatagtattggttttaaatggttgaccaaagtaaaaccattaaattaaatggatttatatggattatccataaaaaccatatatatccatttacttaaaaatcaaataaaagaaatgaaaaagaaataactAAAACCATATATTTCTTCACGTTATTGAGCAGTGAGTCATAGAGTGAGAAAGTCACCAGAATTAGACCCGCACACAAACAAAACAGGACCAACTAATTTAACCATATATTAACTGCACAGTCTGCACCCACACATGGATGTGGATTTACCGAATAATaacgattaaaaaaaaaagaaagtcccAGTAAATATTTTGCACTACCAGTAATCTTAGCCACCTTTATTAGTTTCTCTTTGGTTTATCTTCATTGTTTATCCCTTCGTggatcattattattattaatttttctctttttctacttTTACACTTGTAATTAACAGATTAAAGACCTTGTCCTTCTCCTCTTCTTGGACTTGGACCAGTTTAGTAGTAGTAATAAATTGCAGTGCTTAATTGATATATCAGGCACTCAGGAAAGAAAATTAAGGTTGTTCTGGTTATTAACTTCACGTCTATCATAGACATTTTATTTTGGATCATTTGGAGATAAAAGCGTCTATAGAAATGTTAAAAAGATTATAATCTGTGGCTGGAGAAGAGTAAAGACTGAACAATTCTGATTTATATTGATGTATACTTACTATATGGAATGAAAAATATAATATCTGACGAGTAATAAAgaatacatacacacacattcTAAATCTAAGTATTTTGTCCTTTTTCTCATTCATATACACCTAAAATTTACAAGTACATAAAAAATGTATCTTCATATtataagaaatggtaatacaaaaaaaaaataaccaaaatatataaatggatcataaatggataattggtttttatttaatccatttagatccatccatttagatccatttattaaatggatctaaatggatgggataaatttcatccaccatccattaagtcaaaaccaGTTATGAACCATTTATCCATATTGCCACCTCTATATTAAACTATATCAAATCTAATTAAAGACGAGGACTTACAAATAATACccttatttgtatatttgactatatatatatatatatatttgataatTCCAAAGTTTAAATGGCTTTATTCGTCTTTTTTCAATCCCTttgtttactttgttttgagaaGCCATAACTCTTTACAAGAAAACGGTAGGTTACTTGCGAATCAAGTGGCTGCCTTAATGTCTTTGGACCGCTTTTCTAGTAACCAATTGCGAGGTTTCAAGGTGGAATGGAATCGAATGTTGTATGAAATTTCGTTGAATGAGAAGGAAGTAAAGTTTCTTGGGATTGCTTTTAGGAATTATAATCAATAGATTACGCAACGCAAGCATTGACATTGgcatcaaatcaagaaacatggGATGATGGGATACGTTGGAGGAGggaaggacaaaaaaaaaaaaagaaaaagagaggattctTGGACTACCAACTTGTCAcaggttaattacatttatctaCCCTTAGGTTTAATAATCAAACTACCCATCTCTAACTTCTGTTAAATGTCTCTGAGTAAAATGACTAAATACCCGCTGTAATTAAAATTGCTCGTCTTACAAAATCATCATAtaccttcttttctattttcttcccatttttttccctattttctAGAAGCCCTAAAGGTAACAACGATGACAGCAGGAATGTTTGGGCTGCTGCTACTTCCATCGGCGGCCATTTACCAAGAgaaaattcttgacttattatgaaacaaaaaaaaaaaaaaaaaagagtttctgCAAGATAGGCTATTCGTGGAGTTGTTTTTAAAATGAATGCGAAGTAAGTAGGCTTGCATTCGGCAAATGCAAGCAAGcataattttttcttaaaaaaaaaaaaaaaaagtatacctCACATTTCTCAAATGCGAGGCCCTTTTATCtttcaatcaaaagaaaaacaggGGTCGTTGAACCCAAATTACATCCTTTCTTCGGCATTCAAATCTGCGGAGTAGGGAGGTACGAATTGGAGGGGAATCTGCACATCTCCTCTTTTGCTCATTCTTTCTTCTCTGCAAATCTGCAAATTGGAGGGAGAATCTGCGAAGCCCCTCACTCTCTCCTCTTTAGCTCTACCAGAGTCCGCCCTCTCGTTTTCAAGAGGAGCAAGACGAAATCAATCACTCACTCGCTACATGTGAGGCTAGGCTGCTCTATACCTCTCCTTTCCCAACGGAAGCAAAGACCAAATTTCACTCTATTTATAGCAAAGCACTTGTTGTCATCGGGGTAGAACGTGAGCAAGTCAAATGAACCAATGTTGACTACTTCCATTTTTTcggataaaattgaaacaaaaaagaaaaataaaataaaaaattgcgAGTGAAGATTAATAACTAGCTGCTCCATTACCTTCTTCAAAAATCCATTTCCTATCCCTTACCAAATTTAACACAAGTCTTTTTCCTATCCCTTACCATATTTAAGACAAAGCCTTTCAAATCATATGAAGGACAAACTTCCAAATCTCAATTTAcaaaaaactggaaaaaaaaaaacacaaatcaAGTAGCCAAGTCTTTTTGAAGATAATAGTTTCACTTGTGTATCTAAACAATAGCAAGTGTTGGGCAAAGCGTTTGACTGTTATTTTGTCAAACCTCAAGGTTTGATtggtaatttggtcaaatttcGGGGGAGATAAATGTAATTAATCCACTTATCATTGAGTAAACTAACTTTCTACAAATTTAGTATTACATTACAAAGTAGTTTACGACAAAACtatttcatttaaaattgaTTGGCTGTCTCACTGGTTGAATTAAAGATGTTATTTGAGCTTGCTGGCCTCAAAAGTGAGTCAAATTCTTTGTGTATTTGTCATTGAATTTTATTGTAAAAATGCTATTCATTGATGGAATCAATCCATTCAAAAGAAAGATATCTCTAcacactataaaaaaaaaatctgcccCTAACGCATTTAACaagcaaaacaacaaaaaaaaaaagtctaaagAATTTAAAGCCCAATCATCCATAACAAGATGCAATTTAATTTAGAATATCACCATACTGCTACCATGCATTATCATCACAAGCATCGAAATTATAGCATTCACTACAGGAAAACCATGGGCGGAGCAATTCTTGAACTCTGTAATTAACTTGTCCTTCATAAACTACGAGACGGTCTCCATAAGCTCCCTGTCACATTCAAGAGACGCCATTGCATGTGGTGCAAGGCAAATCTCGAAATCCATGCTTCCCCCTCCTTCGGCTCCCGGACTCACTATCAATTTTCCATCAAATTTATTTCCACTCCCATTTCGGATTGCAACTGGCTTCCCAAGTCCAAATTCAGTTCCATACATGTTGAATCGTGGAGAGCCTCCCAAAAGTACAGTATTGGAATCAGGCTCATCAGCCCTACGAGGTAGGATTGGCGTTTGCAGCCATGAATTAATCCATTCATGTGAATGATTGATCACTGCTTGATGTAACAGCCAGGCTGCCCATCCTAGGCCCTGTTCCAGCAATTCGCCACAGCCAGTTGTTGCCATTGCTGGCTCTAGGTAGTTACCAAAGCAGTCCTGAGACATTGGTGGAACTAACCTTGATCTAACATTCATAATAGTAAAGAACGCTGTTTGGCGATCTGATGGGAAGTTTCGAGCCCTTGCGATACATCTCCACAGATGAGCTGACAGAGCCTGTAAAGAAGAAATCTCAGTGGTATTGCGTTCAGCATTTGCCTTTGCTTTTATCTTTGCCACTGACTCTGGTGAGAAATGAAATATTCTTTCCCTGATCGTGTCGTCTGGCGATGTATCTGCATCATCTATGCTGATGATGACTTGATCATTACGGTCCCTAAGTGGATGGCTAAGTAATGGATCATGTTGTCCATCATGTGCTGGGGTTTTTGAGACAGCAGTAATATCGTCCAGCCATGTGTTTGCTTTGTCTCTGCTGATGATGACTTGATGATCATCATGGTGAATGAATGGAAGTGTAAGAAATGGATCATGTTGTCCTCGTGGAAACCATCGATCATGTACTGGGGGTCTTGAGATAGCACTTGTCCTCCCCTCAGCTTTGAATATCTCCGACCATGAGTCCAAGAAATGCCAGAGAGACGTTCCATCTCCAACCATGTGGTTCATGGAACATCCAATGAAGATCCCATCTATCAGCTCAGTGATTTGAATGGTCAGCAGAGACTTGGTGTGACCAGCATAGTTGACTGACCTCCCGTGATCAAACAATGATCCTACAATTCGAGGAGTATGTGTTGGTGAAGTTATATCATCTATAGTCAAGTCCAGGGATGCGTGAATAAATCGTGCCCCGGGCCCTTCACTACAGTCGATATAGAATGCCAAATCAGAAGgattctcttcttttttctgtGTTGCAAGACGACCAGCTAATGGATAGAAATGAATAAGGGTGATAGAAAGAGACTCCTTTAGTTTCTGCACGAATTCTTGAATTTGGTTCTCATCAGTGTCAAATGCCAGAGACTTTGCAAAAACGAAGgtcccgtttggattgcattttccgtcatttttcatggaaaaattactgtagcgatttgatgtatgtgaggaaaaaaggtaatggggaaatgtgttcacggaaaatgACGAAATTTTTCTacggaaaatagcaatccaagcAAAGCCGAAGCCTTTCTGCATATAGTGCATAAAGACCGCAACCACATCCCATGGTGCCAAGTAAACTGGTTGTTTCGACTCTTCTGGAGTATACTTTGGTCTGATAAAACATTCAGATAGATATTGGACTGCCGGAGTCTCCATTCTTTCACCTGCGCTAGTCGACTAGTCTGAATTACAACAGATGGAGCAAATTGTCAGAATTGACAGACGGAGCACATTGTCAGAATTTCAACATTGGAATCATTGTTATTAACACAGTGTCCCCTTGTTAGCTGGAAAGATGCCCCATCACTAGAATCTTTTAATATGAAATTCTTCTTGTTGCAAAAAATTAATGTAATGGTGGAAAGAGGGTCCAATCAAAAGTCTCAAGATGAAGCAACGGCAATTCGTTTGGCATTGATAAAAGCCAAGGAGCAAAAGTGGACAAGAATTACAATCAGTGTCAAGGACAAGAACTTGCTTTCATCAGTCCACCAAGGAAGCTCCAATCACATTAAACTCGTCACACTAGCCGCTCCTTTAGTTTAGAAAATACCAGAAATATGGATTTAAGTCATAGGCTTAGCGAACATGCTTTAAGCATTTTTTTGTGATGAGGAGAGGTTGCATCATACTCCTTAGTGCGATTATGCAATATTGTGTAGCTTTGTCGGGGCCTCTGCCCAACACTTGTAAAGTTACTGATGATTAATATAACTGTTACgtttcccaaaaaaataaagGCAAAAAGTAGATGTGATGGACTACCTAAACATGATTAGCAAAATGGATGTAACATGATAATCAAATtgaagtcctttttttttttttttttttttttttataagtggGAGGTCTTGACCGAAGACTTTCGATTTATAATTTTTACCACTCAACCTAGTGCTTCCCTCAAATTGAATCTTTTAAATACCGTTGTGAAAGAATGGTAGATGCATTGACTACCtaaatatctatatctatattatatataatggGAGAGGATCTCTTTTAATGTAAATAATTTATGTCACTTAATGTTATAGTAAAACATATTTTAAAATTAGTTTTCAAACTATTCAAGTTCTCTTTATTTCTCTACGATGATTTAACTCTTCACTATAACTAGATacatcctttctttttctctatcataattttaaatatataataacTTCCTAAATAAAAAAGGGTAGTATTTATAGGTTTTTGGACAAAAAATATACATACTCTAACATAATTCTACGTACAATAACttattctaaaaaatttaattatatattttggaataagCACACAAGGAAAGTGTGCCAAAGCACTAGTGAGTGGCAAATTGTAGGCAATATGCCTATAAGTTTCTAAAGCCAtatttgataactcaattcaacatttaaacttaattgattaagattttaacatattcaaatgcgtttgataacaaaaaattaaacatctgaattaattaagtggcatcgaattttctaaataaaactTGCTcttaaaaataagtgataagttattcacttattatTTAATGTGATACACATTCAAATGTGTTAGATTATGCTttgtttgataactcaattcagcatttaaatttaatagattcggatcttaacatattcagaccgtttgataataaaaaattaaatatttaaattaatcaagTGTCACTCAATTTCCCATACAAAACTTGCTcacaaaattaagtgataagttattcacttatcactgaatatgatatgcactcaaatatattagatttaatttaacaattcaatagtttaatagattcagatttcggattttagatttcagttttatcaaatgcacccttaTTATTTAACAATTAAATAACTTAATGGATTAAAACTTATGATTTTAGATTTcggatttcaattttattaaacGCACCCAGTGGTTTagagtgtgtttgataaaactgaaatttgaaaattgaaatatgaaatctaaatccattaaattattgaattgttaagtattaaatcaaatacatttaagtgtatatcacattcagaaataagtgaatagtttatcacttatttttgggagcacgttttgtttagaaaattcagtgccacttaattaattcaaatgtttaatttttaattatcaaacacttttgaatatattaagatttaaattgattaagtttAAGTGATTAATTCGTTATCAAACAGGCCTTACATAATTTATAACTATTCATCGATTTGCAAATTGATTTATTTTAACATTAGTGGCCCACAGAATATATAAAAATGTTGGAGTTATTGGCCCAACCAAAAAGTGATGAAAATCCAGCCAGTAGGAAAAAGACGTGGGTGGCAGCACGCTTTTGGTGAAATCGTCTTGAATACAAAACTCTGGCCCTGTCTTTCCCAAACCACCCACCCATGGCGGACGatgcaccaccaccaccaccaccactgccGCCAGAGCTGAAGCTTCCTGTATGCTGCATATCACACTTATTCCAAAAAGCCGCCACAAACTCACCTGACAAAATCGCCGTCATACACGCCTCCGGTGGCGCTAAACTAATTTCCCAGCAATACGACGGTCAGTTGAGCTTCGACCAGCAGACTAGACCTGTTTCTAATCCTGAATTAGTTGACTCCAAAACGGCACCGCCTTTATTGTCTAAGCAGCCACCGGTTTACGGAGGCGACGAGTGCTTTACTTATTC
This portion of the Coffea arabica cultivar ET-39 chromosome 2e, Coffea Arabica ET-39 HiFi, whole genome shotgun sequence genome encodes:
- the LOC113728802 gene encoding protein ENHANCED PSEUDOMONAS SUSCEPTIBILITY 1-like; this translates as METPAVQYLSECFIRPKYTPEESKQPVYLAPWDVVAVFMHYMQKGFGFAWIAIFRRKISSFSVNTFPHYLFSSHTSNRYSNFSMKNDGKCNPNGTFVFAKSLAFDTDENQIQEFVQKLKESLSITLIHFYPLAGRLATQKKEENPSDLAFYIDCSEGPGARFIHASLDLTIDDITSPTHTPRIVGSLFDHGRSVNYAGHTKSLLTIQITELIDGIFIGCSMNHMVGDGTSLWHFLDSWSEIFKAEGRTSAISRPPVHDRWFPRGQHDPFLTLPFIHHDDHQVIISRDKANTWLDDITAVSKTPAHDGQHDPLLSHPLRDRNDQVIISIDDADTSPDDTIRERIFHFSPESVAKIKAKANAERNTTEISSLQALSAHLWRCIARARNFPSDRQTAFFTIMNVRSRLVPPMSQDCFGNYLEPAMATTGCGELLEQGLGWAAWLLHQAVINHSHEWINSWLQTPILPRRADEPDSNTVLLGGSPRFNMYGTEFGLGKPVAIRNGSGNKFDGKLIVSPGAEGGGSMDFEICLAPHAMASLECDRELMETVS